Below is a window of Streptomyces qaidamensis DNA.
CGAGGCGGCGCTCAAGCCCGACCAGATGACCCGCAGCTCGGCGCCCACCGACGCGCGCGTGCTCCAGATGCTGGCCGACGCCATGGACGTCCACCTCGGACTGCCGGATCTGCGCACCGTGCGCGGCGAGATCGACCGGCTCGGCGCCTGGGACGGCCCGCGGGCCGGTGAACCCCTGGAGACCGCGGCCGCGCTGCCGCGGCCGGCCGCCGGGGAAGCCGTCCTCGCGGGGCACCGGCTGCTGCTCGACCAGGGCGTCCTCCAGCAGGGCGACGAGGCACTCGCCGGAACCCGGCACGCGGCACGCGCGCGGGTGTCGGCCCCGACGGCCGCCGAGGCGGGCGTCAAGGAGGGCGACCTGCTCGCGGTGACCGGCCCGCAGGGGGTCGTGGAACTCCCGCTCCAGATCAGTGACATGCCCGACCGGGTGGTGTGGCTGCCGCTGAACTCCGCCGGGGGCGGCGTCGCCTCCGACACCGGGGCGCGGCCCGGTTCCCTCGTCCGCATCGGCCCGGCGACGCTCGCCGGCGAGGCCCCCAAGGAGGTGGAGGGATGAGCCCGTACCTCGCCGCTGAAGACCTCTCGATGTTCGGCACCGACCCGTGGTGGCTGGTCGGCATCAAGGCGGTGTTCTGCTTCGCCTTCCTGATGGTGACCGTGCTGGTCTCCATCGTCATGGAGCGCAAGGTCGTCGCCTGGATGCAGCTGCGCATCGGCCCCAACCGGCACGGCCCGTGGGGCATGCTCCAGTCGCTCGCCGACGGCATCAAGCTGATGCTGAAGGAGGACGTGATCGTCAAGCGCGCGGACAAGGTGGTGTACGTCCTCGCGCCGGTCATCGCGGCCATCCCGGCCTTCATGGCGATCGCGGTGATCCCCTTCGGCCCGGCCGGCAACGAGATCTCGATCTTCGGCCAGCGCACCACGATGCAGCTCACCGACCTGCCGGTCGCGATGCTCTACATCCTGGCCATCGGTTCCCTCGGGGTGTACGGCTTCGTCCTGGGCGGCTGGTCCTCCGGGTCGACGTACCCCCTGCTCGGCGGTATCCGCTCGTGCGCGCAGATCATCTCGTACGAGATCGCCATGGGCGCCGCCATCGCCTCGGTCTTCCTCTACTCCGGCTCGATGTCGACCTCGGCGATCGTCGGAGCCCAGGAGGACCGCTGGTTCTTCATGCTGCTCCCGGTCTCGTTCCTGATCTACATGGTGACGATGATCGGAGAGTCCAGCCGGGCCCCGTTCGACATGCCGGAATCCGAAGGCGACCTGGTCGGCGGCTTCAACACCGAGTACAGCTCCATCAAGTTCGCGATGTTCATGCTCTCCGAGTACATCCACATGGTCACCGTGTCGATGATCGCGGTGACGCTGTTCCTCGGCGGCTGGCGGGCCCCCTGGCCGATCAGCACCTTCTGGGAGGGCGCGAACCACGGCTGGTGGCCGATGCTCTGGTTCGTCGTCAAGCTCCAGGTGCTGATCTTCTTCTTCATCTGG
It encodes the following:
- the nuoH gene encoding NADH-quinone oxidoreductase subunit NuoH; the encoded protein is MSPYLAAEDLSMFGTDPWWLVGIKAVFCFAFLMVTVLVSIVMERKVVAWMQLRIGPNRHGPWGMLQSLADGIKLMLKEDVIVKRADKVVYVLAPVIAAIPAFMAIAVIPFGPAGNEISIFGQRTTMQLTDLPVAMLYILAIGSLGVYGFVLGGWSSGSTYPLLGGIRSCAQIISYEIAMGAAIASVFLYSGSMSTSAIVGAQEDRWFFMLLPVSFLIYMVTMIGESSRAPFDMPESEGDLVGGFNTEYSSIKFAMFMLSEYIHMVTVSMIAVTLFLGGWRAPWPISTFWEGANHGWWPMLWFVVKLQVLIFFFIWLRGTLPRVRYDQLMKLGWKVLIPVALVWLMLVASVRAFRNEGYAFGDIALYVGGGVLALLLLSFVVDMFREKAKKAEEPAETPTAFDPMAGGFPVPPLPGQELPPVPRRRSRSERELIVSGGPDTRSDESLGGTTDGKEASDD